A window from Oceanivirga salmonicida encodes these proteins:
- the manA gene encoding mannose-6-phosphate isomerase, class I codes for MELIFMKPYMKEVIWGGEKIKREFNYETNSDKIGEAWIISANDNGYSTVINGKYKGLTLKELWNKHKELFGNEKGEIFPLLVKYIDAKSDLSVQVHPDDEYARANEGQENGKSEAWYILDCEEGSDIEIGHSAKTKDELREMVYNKKWNELLTYRKIKKGDFFDIPPGTVHAIRKGTLILEIQQNSDITYRFYDYDRLQNGKLRELHIEKSLDVTICPHKDTSSIGEKTENSQLLVKNNYFSVKKYEINEKVLIENNENFLIVCVINGSGSINNISIKKGDNFIVPYKYGNLTFDGNLEFMLIRSEK; via the coding sequence ATGGAATTAATATTTATGAAACCTTATATGAAAGAAGTTATATGGGGCGGAGAGAAAATAAAAAGAGAATTTAACTATGAGACAAATAGTGATAAAATAGGAGAAGCTTGGATTATTAGTGCTAATGATAATGGGTATAGTACTGTAATTAATGGTAAATATAAAGGATTAACATTAAAAGAATTATGGAATAAACATAAAGAATTATTTGGAAACGAAAAGGGAGAAATCTTTCCTCTTTTAGTAAAATATATAGATGCAAAATCAGATTTAAGTGTACAAGTGCACCCTGATGATGAATATGCAAGAGCAAATGAAGGTCAAGAAAATGGAAAATCAGAAGCATGGTATATACTAGATTGTGAAGAAGGTTCTGATATAGAAATAGGTCATAGTGCTAAAACTAAAGATGAATTACGAGAAATGGTATATAATAAAAAGTGGAACGAGTTACTTACATATAGAAAAATAAAAAAAGGTGATTTTTTCGATATACCACCTGGAACAGTTCATGCTATAAGAAAAGGGACATTAATTTTGGAAATTCAGCAAAATAGTGATATAACATATAGATTTTATGATTATGATAGATTACAAAATGGAAAATTAAGAGAATTACATATAGAAAAAAGTTTAGATGTTACTATTTGCCCACATAAAGATACAAGTAGCATAGGAGAAAAAACAGAAAATAGTCAATTATTAGTAAAAAATAACTATTTTAGTGTAAAAAAATATGAAATAAATGAAAAAGTTTTAATTGAAAATAATGAAAACTTTTTAATTGTTTGTGTAATAAATGGAAGTGGAAGTATAAATAATATATCTATAAAAAAAGGAGATAATTTTATTGTTCCATATAAATATGGAAATTTAACATTTGATGGGAATTTAGAATTTATGTTAATTAGAAGTGAAAAATAG
- a CDS encoding carbon starvation CstA family protein, producing MYTFIFSLVLLIIGYLTYGKYVEKVFGADPSRPTPAISQPDGVDFVPLGSFRALFIQFLNVVGTGPIFGAIAGALFGPMAFVWIVLGCVFGGAVHDFFSGMLSVRSKGATIGELVGENLGEFARHGMRLFSVVLLVLTGVVFLTSPADILFNLTGGAISRNMLLIIIISYYIFATLLPVDKLIAKIYPLFGMALFFMAVGISVSLIVGNIKGIYYTPEITHLATKINWNTTHTLFPFLFISIACGAISGFHATQSPIIGRCIKSEKDGRKVFYLAMIGEGIVATVWAAAAMTLFPLAGEGLGLASQLEGLRAAGSAPVVVNSVASLTLGKLGAGLAVLGVVAAPITSGDTSFRGARLIIADVFKISQQPIRNRLFIAIPLFAVGAILSQVDFNIIWRYFAWSNQTLATIGLWSSTAWLLKRNKNYLITLLPALFMTMVTVTYIVIAPEGFVRFFKDAGQDTILMGGLLIASIVAISALVKFIMTKREYDKNNLYIED from the coding sequence ATGTATACATTTATATTTTCATTAGTTTTACTTATCATAGGATATCTTACTTATGGTAAATATGTAGAAAAAGTTTTCGGAGCAGATCCTAGTAGACCAACACCAGCAATTAGTCAACCAGATGGTGTAGATTTTGTTCCGTTAGGTTCATTTAGAGCATTATTTATACAATTTTTAAATGTTGTAGGAACAGGACCAATATTTGGAGCAATAGCAGGTGCATTATTTGGACCTATGGCATTTGTATGGATAGTTTTAGGTTGTGTATTTGGAGGAGCAGTACATGATTTCTTTAGTGGTATGTTATCTGTTAGAAGTAAAGGTGCAACTATTGGAGAATTAGTTGGAGAAAATTTAGGTGAATTTGCTAGACATGGAATGCGTTTATTTTCGGTAGTTTTACTAGTATTAACAGGAGTAGTTTTCCTAACATCTCCAGCAGATATATTATTTAATTTAACAGGTGGTGCTATATCAAGAAATATGTTATTAATAATAATAATATCTTATTATATTTTTGCAACTTTATTACCAGTTGATAAATTAATAGCAAAAATATATCCATTATTTGGAATGGCATTATTTTTCATGGCAGTAGGAATTTCAGTATCATTAATAGTTGGAAATATAAAAGGAATATACTATACTCCTGAAATAACTCACTTAGCAACTAAGATAAATTGGAATACTACTCATACACTATTTCCATTTTTATTTATATCAATAGCTTGTGGAGCGATAAGTGGTTTCCATGCTACACAATCTCCAATAATAGGAAGATGTATAAAATCTGAAAAAGATGGTAGAAAAGTATTTTATTTAGCAATGATAGGTGAAGGTATAGTTGCAACAGTTTGGGCAGCAGCAGCAATGACTTTATTCCCATTAGCAGGAGAAGGTTTAGGCTTAGCTAGTCAATTAGAAGGATTAAGAGCAGCTGGTTCAGCACCAGTTGTAGTTAATAGTGTTGCATCCTTAACATTAGGTAAATTAGGAGCTGGTTTAGCTGTATTAGGAGTTGTTGCAGCACCAATAACTTCAGGAGATACATCATTTAGAGGTGCAAGACTTATCATAGCAGACGTATTTAAAATAAGTCAACAACCTATTAGAAATAGATTATTTATTGCAATACCATTATTTGCAGTAGGTGCTATATTATCTCAAGTAGATTTTAATATAATATGGAGATATTTCGCTTGGTCAAATCAAACTTTAGCTACTATAGGATTATGGTCTTCTACAGCTTGGTTATTAAAACGTAATAAAAATTATTTAATTACTTTATTACCAGCATTATTTATGACTATGGTTACAGTAACTTATATAGTTATAGCACCAGAAGGATTTGTAAGATTCTTCAAAGATGCAGGTCAAGACACAATACTTATGGGTGGACTTTTAATTGCAAGTATAGTTGCAATATCAGCACTTGTTAAGTTTATTATGACAAAGAGAGAATACGATAAAAATAATTTATATATAGAAGATTAA
- a CDS encoding ABC transporter permease yields MEALKILLQQTIILAPPILITAVGACLCELSGVVNIGLEGMMLSGAFAAAVVNIYTGNPYLGILFGIIIGGLVSLIHAVISINLKGNQIVSGVAINLFALSTTGFLIKLLFNAAGSTPSAPTTANKMAVLIFIYALAISVYFIVYKTVFGLRLRSVGEHPLAADTVGISVYKYRYIGVILSGMFAGLGGAYMSTVVLQQFINNMSAGRGFIALAAMIFGKWNPLGAILASLLFAFGQAFSDYAKSSSIAIPQQFLSMIPYILTLIVLVGFIGKARPPKAGGKPYEK; encoded by the coding sequence ATGGAGGCATTAAAAATTTTATTACAACAAACTATAATTCTAGCTCCTCCTATATTAATAACAGCAGTTGGTGCTTGTTTATGTGAGTTATCTGGTGTTGTAAATATAGGACTTGAAGGTATGATGCTATCAGGGGCTTTTGCAGCAGCAGTTGTAAATATTTATACAGGAAATCCGTATTTAGGAATATTATTTGGAATTATAATAGGTGGATTGGTTTCATTAATTCATGCTGTTATAAGCATAAATTTAAAAGGAAATCAAATAGTAAGTGGAGTTGCAATTAATTTATTTGCATTATCAACCACTGGATTTCTTATTAAACTATTATTTAATGCAGCAGGATCAACACCATCTGCACCAACTACAGCTAATAAAATGGCAGTATTGATATTTATATATGCATTAGCAATATCTGTATATTTTATTGTATATAAAACAGTATTTGGTTTAAGACTAAGATCAGTTGGAGAACATCCTTTAGCAGCAGATACAGTAGGTATCAGTGTTTATAAATATAGATATATAGGTGTAATATTATCTGGTATGTTCGCTGGACTTGGTGGAGCATACATGTCAACAGTAGTATTACAACAATTTATAAACAATATGTCAGCTGGTCGTGGATTTATAGCACTAGCAGCTATGATATTTGGTAAATGGAATCCACTAGGTGCAATATTAGCATCATTGCTATTTGCTTTTGGACAAGCATTCTCAGATTATGCTAAGTCATCATCAATAGCAATACCACAACAATTTTTATCAATGATACCATATATATTAACATTAATAGTTCTAGTAGGATTTATTGGTAAGGCAAGACCACCAAAAGCTGGTGGAAAACCGTACGAAAAATAA
- a CDS encoding ABC transporter permease produces the protein MNNSTKKWIYAILPSIMAVLVALIIGAIVIALKGVNPLEAYGSMMKAAFYQTSTRYPFNGLAKTLVYATPLLFSALAVMISFKAGMFNIGVQGQMMAGGLGATLVGIYFHNIFGNIFVALFVAALFGFIWAGIAGLLKSLFGINEVISTIMLNYIIAPFQNYLLGGPLKDPLSSNTQTVPVYEGVRLPTIFQEITKQSLNIGFIIAIITCIAAYFFFKNTSLGYKIKAVGYNPTSSENAGINTKLIAFVAMGIAGAVAGIGGAERILGGSTQYVYTDLIMGEFGFTGIAVALLGNNNPFGIIVASIFYAALEIGGQTLQIDYRLDKEIVYIIQALIIILVAAENIFKYMINRKGKN, from the coding sequence ATGAATAACAGTACAAAAAAATGGATATATGCAATCCTTCCGTCTATAATGGCAGTATTAGTTGCTTTGATAATAGGAGCAATAGTAATAGCTTTAAAAGGAGTAAATCCCTTAGAAGCATATGGTAGTATGATGAAAGCAGCATTTTATCAAACATCTACAAGATATCCATTTAATGGACTTGCTAAAACTTTAGTTTATGCAACACCATTATTATTTTCAGCATTGGCTGTTATGATTTCTTTTAAAGCAGGAATGTTTAATATAGGTGTACAAGGTCAAATGATGGCAGGTGGATTAGGTGCAACATTAGTAGGAATATATTTCCATAATATATTTGGAAATATATTTGTTGCTTTATTTGTAGCTGCTTTATTTGGATTTATATGGGCAGGTATAGCAGGTTTACTTAAGTCATTATTTGGTATTAATGAAGTTATAAGTACAATTATGTTAAACTATATTATAGCACCATTTCAAAATTATTTATTAGGTGGACCGTTGAAAGACCCACTTTCATCAAATACACAAACTGTTCCAGTTTACGAAGGTGTAAGATTACCAACAATATTTCAAGAAATAACTAAACAATCTTTAAATATTGGATTTATTATTGCTATAATAACATGTATAGCAGCATATTTTTTCTTTAAAAATACTAGTTTAGGTTATAAGATAAAAGCAGTAGGTTATAATCCAACTTCATCAGAAAATGCTGGTATAAATACTAAATTAATTGCTTTTGTTGCAATGGGAATAGCAGGAGCAGTAGCAGGTATTGGTGGAGCTGAAAGAATTTTAGGTGGTTCTACACAATATGTATATACAGATTTAATAATGGGTGAGTTTGGATTTACAGGTATTGCGGTTGCATTATTAGGAAATAATAATCCATTTGGTATAATAGTGGCTTCAATATTCTATGCAGCCCTAGAAATAGGTGGTCAAACACTACAAATTGATTATAGATTAGATAAAGAAATAGTATATATAATACAAGCATTAATTATAATATTAGTTGCTGCGGAAAATATATTTAAATATATGATAAACAGAAAGGGGAAGAATTAG
- a CDS encoding ABC transporter ATP-binding protein — MSEYILEMKNVRKEFFGGKIVANDDINLQIKKGEIHAIVGENGAGKSTLMKILNGLYDMTSGEIFYKGKKVNISTPTIAAKLGIGMVYQHFMLVEPLTVAENMVLGFEPKKAGVLFDKAKAKEDVIKVSKRYGLNINPDSKVEDLSVGIQQRIEILKILFKGAELLIFDEPSAVLTPQEVKELYVIMRNLIKEGKTIIFITHKLQEVLDLSDNITVIRRGKDVGRIKTSEATKETIANMMVGRQVLFNIKKEEAEIKDVLVKVKDLHAKNDLDIEKVKGVSFDIREGEILGIAGVEGNGQTELIEVLAGLRKATSGEYMLGENVLLNKSPKYIRNSGLSHIPENRHKRATINEFSIKDDLILGVLEPYTNKGFLDNSKINKVSKEMIEKYDIRPKDPNVIFGGLSGGNQQKVVVARELEKENKFIIAAQPTRGVDIGAIEMIHNTILHERTKGKAILVVSAELSEIMALSDRIAVMYSGKIVDILNKEDATIEKLGILMAGGKIEGGNNNE; from the coding sequence ATGAGTGAATATATTTTAGAAATGAAGAATGTGCGTAAAGAGTTTTTTGGAGGTAAAATAGTCGCTAACGACGATATTAATTTACAAATAAAAAAAGGCGAAATACACGCTATAGTCGGAGAAAATGGTGCAGGTAAATCAACATTGATGAAAATTTTAAATGGATTATACGATATGACATCTGGTGAAATATTTTATAAAGGTAAAAAAGTAAACATAAGTACACCTACTATTGCAGCTAAATTAGGAATTGGAATGGTTTATCAACATTTTATGTTGGTAGAACCTTTAACAGTTGCTGAAAATATGGTTTTAGGTTTTGAGCCTAAAAAAGCAGGAGTATTATTTGATAAAGCTAAAGCAAAAGAAGATGTGATAAAAGTTTCAAAAAGATATGGTTTAAATATTAACCCAGATTCAAAAGTTGAAGATTTATCAGTGGGTATACAACAAAGAATAGAAATTTTAAAAATCTTATTTAAGGGAGCAGAGTTATTAATATTTGATGAACCTAGTGCTGTTTTAACACCACAAGAAGTAAAAGAGTTATATGTAATTATGAGAAACTTAATTAAAGAAGGAAAAACTATAATTTTTATCACTCATAAACTGCAAGAAGTATTAGATTTATCAGATAATATTACCGTTATTAGAAGAGGTAAAGACGTAGGTAGAATAAAAACTAGTGAAGCTACAAAAGAAACTATTGCTAATATGATGGTTGGTAGACAAGTACTATTTAATATTAAAAAAGAAGAAGCAGAAATTAAAGATGTCCTTGTAAAAGTTAAAGATTTACACGCTAAAAATGACTTAGATATAGAAAAAGTTAAAGGTGTAAGTTTTGATATAAGAGAAGGAGAAATCTTAGGTATAGCAGGAGTTGAAGGTAATGGTCAAACTGAACTTATAGAAGTTTTAGCTGGACTTAGAAAAGCAACTAGTGGTGAATATATGTTAGGTGAAAATGTTTTATTAAACAAAAGCCCAAAATATATAAGAAATTCTGGTTTATCTCATATTCCTGAAAATAGACATAAAAGAGCAACAATAAATGAATTTAGTATAAAAGATGACTTGATTTTAGGAGTGTTAGAACCATATACTAATAAAGGTTTTTTAGACAATTCAAAAATAAATAAGGTTTCAAAAGAAATGATTGAAAAATATGACATAAGACCAAAAGATCCTAATGTAATATTTGGAGGTTTATCAGGAGGAAATCAACAAAAAGTAGTTGTTGCTAGAGAATTAGAAAAAGAAAATAAATTTATAATTGCAGCACAACCAACTCGTGGAGTTGATATAGGTGCTATAGAAATGATACATAATACTATATTACACGAAAGAACTAAAGGTAAGGCTATATTAGTAGTATCAGCAGAACTTTCTGAAATAATGGCCTTAAGTGATAGAATAGCAGTTATGTATTCTGGTAAAATAGTAGATATATTAAATAAAGAAGATGCTACAATAGAAAAACTAGGAATTTTAATGGCAGGTGGAAAAATAGAAGGAGGAAACAATAATGAATAA
- a CDS encoding V-type ATP synthase subunit D, whose protein sequence is MAKLNVNPTRMELSKLKIKLVTAQKGHKLLKDKQDELMRIFIEMIKKNKNMRAKTEKKLENSMKSFLLARALMSEETFEESTYISKMNYMVDFDKKNVMSVRIPVLKIDEDLSNPILSDIYPYSYLQTTAELDDAVYELNSIMPDLIRLSELEKSCQLMADEIEKTRRRVNALEYMTIPQLIETIKFIRMKLDENDRSSTIRLMKANIN, encoded by the coding sequence ATGGCTAAGTTAAATGTTAACCCAACTAGAATGGAATTAAGTAAGTTAAAGATTAAACTAGTTACAGCCCAAAAAGGTCATAAGTTATTAAAAGATAAACAAGATGAACTTATGAGAATATTTATTGAGATGATTAAGAAAAATAAAAATATGCGTGCAAAAACCGAAAAAAAATTAGAAAATTCAATGAAAAGCTTTTTATTGGCAAGAGCACTTATGAGCGAAGAAACATTTGAAGAATCAACATATATTTCTAAAATGAATTATATGGTTGATTTTGATAAAAAAAATGTTATGAGTGTAAGAATACCGGTTTTAAAAATAGATGAAGATTTAAGTAACCCTATTCTTAGTGATATATACCCTTACTCATATTTGCAAACAACTGCTGAATTAGATGATGCAGTTTATGAATTGAATAGTATTATGCCAGATTTAATTAGACTTTCTGAATTAGAAAAGTCTTGTCAGTTAATGGCAGATGAAATAGAAAAAACTAGAAGAAGAGTTAATGCATTAGAGTATATGACTATACCGCAGTTAATAGAAACTATAAAATTTATTAGAATGAAACTTGATGAAAACGATAGATCGAGTACTATAAGATTGATGAAAGCCAATATAAATTAA
- a CDS encoding V-type ATP synthase subunit B, with product MIKEYQTIKEIVGPLMTVSGVEGVKYEELVEVEIQTGEIRLGKVLEIERDNAVIQLFESAAGINMANSKVRFLAKPLTLKVSEDMIGRVFNGLGEVMDNGPKIIAEKNLDINGTAINPVSRDYPSEFIQTGVSAIDGLNTLVRGQKLPIFSGSGLPHAELAAQIARQAKVLGSNEKFAVVFAAVGITYEEAQFFMDDFKKTGSIDRAVLFINLADDPAVERIATPRMALTCAEYLAFEKGMHVLTIITDLTNYCEALREISAARKEVPGRRGYPGYLYTDLSTLYERAGRIKGRSGSITQIPILTMPEDDKTHPIPDLTGYITEGQIILSRELYKKNIMPPIDVLPSLSRLKDKGIGADKTREDHADTMNQLFAAYATGKEAKELAIILGESALSDLDKKFAKFAGEFENKYVGQSFNTNRSIEDTLGLGWDLLKILPRNELKRIREKYLEKYLDNRED from the coding sequence ATGATAAAAGAGTATCAAACTATAAAAGAAATTGTAGGACCATTAATGACTGTTTCTGGTGTTGAAGGTGTTAAATACGAGGAATTAGTAGAAGTAGAAATACAAACTGGTGAAATAAGACTGGGTAAAGTTTTAGAAATTGAAAGAGATAATGCAGTTATACAATTATTTGAATCAGCCGCAGGTATAAATATGGCTAATTCTAAAGTTAGATTTTTGGCTAAACCATTAACACTAAAAGTATCAGAGGACATGATAGGTCGTGTATTTAATGGTCTAGGAGAAGTTATGGATAATGGACCTAAGATAATAGCAGAAAAAAATCTAGATATAAATGGTACTGCAATAAATCCTGTATCAAGAGATTACCCATCTGAATTTATACAAACAGGAGTATCTGCAATAGATGGTTTAAATACTTTGGTTAGGGGTCAAAAACTTCCTATATTTTCTGGAAGTGGACTTCCACATGCAGAATTAGCAGCACAAATTGCAAGACAAGCAAAAGTTCTTGGAAGTAATGAAAAATTTGCCGTTGTATTTGCGGCAGTTGGAATAACATATGAAGAAGCACAATTTTTCATGGACGATTTCAAAAAGACTGGTTCAATAGACAGAGCAGTTTTATTCATTAATCTTGCAGATGACCCTGCAGTAGAACGTATAGCAACACCTAGAATGGCATTAACTTGTGCAGAATATCTAGCATTTGAAAAAGGAATGCATGTTTTAACAATAATTACAGATTTAACTAACTATTGTGAAGCATTAAGAGAAATATCAGCAGCAAGAAAAGAAGTTCCAGGTAGAAGAGGTTACCCTGGTTATCTATATACAGATTTATCTACTTTATATGAAAGAGCAGGTAGAATAAAAGGTAGAAGTGGTTCAATAACACAAATACCTATACTTACTATGCCAGAAGATGATAAGACACATCCTATACCTGATTTAACAGGTTATATTACAGAAGGACAAATAATACTTAGTAGAGAACTATATAAGAAAAATATTATGCCTCCAATAGATGTTTTACCATCTTTATCAAGATTGAAAGATAAAGGAATAGGTGCTGATAAAACTCGTGAAGATCACGCTGATACAATGAATCAATTATTTGCAGCTTATGCAACTGGAAAAGAAGCAAAAGAATTGGCAATAATATTAGGAGAATCAGCATTATCAGATTTAGATAAAAAATTCGCAAAATTTGCTGGTGAGTTTGAAAACAAATATGTTGGACAAAGTTTCAACACTAATAGAAGTATTGAAGATACACTTGGCTTAGGATGGGATTTATTGAAAATATTACCTAGAAATGAATTGAAAAGAATTAGAGAGAAATATCTTGAAAAATATTTAGATAATAGAGAGGATTAA
- a CDS encoding V-type ATP synthase subunit A, translating into MKVGKIIKVSGPLVVAENMEEANIYDVVKVGNKKLIGEIIEMRDDRASIQVYEETSGIGPGEPVITTGEPLTVELGPGLLENMFDGIQRPLDMIRNQVGDFLEKGVEVTPLDRTKKWNFKAIKKVGDYVKVGDIIGTVQETMLIEHKIMVPFGVEGTIEKIEDGEFTVEQTVAVVSGKEINMIQKWPVRKGRKYKEKINPTEPLVTGQRVIDLFFPVAKGGTACVPGPFGSGKTVVQHQFAKWGDAQIVVYVGCGERGNEMTDVLMEFPEIIDPKTGRSLMERTVLIANTSNMPVAAREASIYTGITIAEYFRDMGYSVSIMADSTSRWAEALREMSGRLEEMPGDEGYPAYLSSRAAEFYERAGKVVCLGDDERIGALTVIGAVSPPGGDISEPVSQATLRIVKVFWGLDSTLAYRRHFPAINWLNSYSLYQSKVDEWMDENIDKTFSDRRKDAMKLLQEESSLQEIVRLVGKDTLSFEDQLKLEAAKSIREDLLQQNAFHENDTYTSLGKQNKMLSMVLTFYNEAKKALKAGVYISNILELPIRERIARSKFIEEENLDKLDEIINDIPKEVNKLIETVKEEIV; encoded by the coding sequence TTGAAAGTTGGAAAAATTATAAAAGTTTCAGGACCCTTAGTAGTAGCCGAAAATATGGAAGAGGCAAATATCTACGATGTTGTTAAGGTAGGGAACAAAAAATTAATAGGTGAAATAATAGAAATGAGAGATGATAGGGCTTCAATTCAAGTTTATGAAGAAACTTCTGGTATAGGGCCAGGAGAACCTGTTATAACAACAGGTGAACCATTGACAGTAGAATTAGGTCCTGGATTACTTGAAAACATGTTTGATGGAATACAAAGACCATTAGATATGATAAGAAATCAAGTAGGAGATTTCTTGGAAAAAGGAGTAGAAGTAACTCCATTAGATAGAACTAAAAAATGGAATTTTAAAGCCATTAAAAAAGTAGGAGATTATGTTAAAGTAGGAGACATAATAGGAACAGTTCAAGAAACTATGCTTATAGAGCATAAAATTATGGTGCCTTTTGGAGTTGAAGGAACTATTGAAAAAATAGAAGATGGAGAATTTACAGTTGAGCAGACTGTTGCTGTTGTATCAGGTAAAGAAATTAACATGATACAAAAATGGCCAGTAAGAAAAGGTAGAAAATATAAAGAAAAAATAAATCCTACTGAACCACTTGTAACAGGACAAAGAGTTATTGATTTATTCTTCCCAGTTGCAAAAGGTGGAACAGCATGTGTTCCAGGGCCTTTTGGTTCAGGAAAAACAGTTGTACAACACCAATTTGCTAAATGGGGAGATGCTCAAATAGTTGTTTATGTTGGTTGTGGAGAACGTGGAAATGAAATGACAGATGTATTAATGGAGTTCCCAGAAATTATAGATCCTAAGACAGGAAGATCTTTAATGGAAAGAACTGTTTTAATAGCAAATACATCTAATATGCCAGTTGCAGCCAGAGAAGCATCAATATATACTGGTATAACTATAGCAGAATACTTTAGAGATATGGGTTATTCAGTTTCAATAATGGCAGATTCTACTTCAAGATGGGCAGAAGCATTAAGAGAAATGTCTGGTCGTTTAGAAGAAATGCCAGGAGATGAAGGTTACCCAGCATATCTATCATCAAGAGCTGCTGAATTTTATGAAAGAGCAGGTAAAGTAGTTTGTCTTGGAGATGATGAAAGAATTGGAGCATTAACTGTTATAGGTGCGGTTTCACCTCCAGGTGGGGATATATCAGAACCAGTATCACAAGCAACTCTAAGAATAGTTAAAGTTTTCTGGGGATTAGATTCAACATTAGCATACAGAAGACATTTCCCAGCAATAAACTGGCTTAATTCATATTCATTATATCAAAGTAAAGTTGATGAATGGATGGATGAAAATATTGATAAAACTTTCTCAGATAGAAGAAAAGATGCAATGAAATTATTACAAGAAGAATCAAGTTTACAAGAAATTGTAAGATTAGTTGGTAAAGATACATTATCATTTGAAGATCAGTTAAAATTAGAAGCTGCTAAGAGTATAAGAGAAGATTTATTACAACAAAATGCATTCCATGAAAATGACACATATACTTCATTAGGAAAACAAAATAAAATGTTAAGTATGGTTTTAACTTTCTATAATGAAGCGAAAAAAGCTTTAAAAGCAGGTGTATATATTTCTAATATACTAGAACTACCAATAAGAGAAAGAATAGCAAGATCTAAATTTATTGAAGAAGAAAATTTAGATAAACTTGATGAAATAATAAATGATATACCAAAAGAAGTTAATAAATTAATTGAAACAGTTAAGGAGGAAATAGTATGA